gaaatatgtCTGTGTAATATTATGATCACACCAACATCATCACATTCATAATTCagataatttcacactttttttatgtatttgaacacgacatgcagtcgattattaagtgaatattaaaaacttttacttactgatgactggagtactttcaatcgtctagcgatcatgaaagtactccagtcatcagtaagtaaaagtttttaatatttacttaaataatcgactgcatgtcgttttcaaatacataaaaaagtgtgtttatacaaagcagctcggaatggatcaagtaACCATCACCATCAGATAATTTATTTTACCATATCTTCATCACCAAATCTTTACCATGATAACAATATTCTAATTGGATTTTCTGTTTCTCAGGTAGGCCTACCTGATGACCGCAACTCACCAGTGACCTCTACATCGGACCACTGgacacaaaatggcggcttttTGACAACAACAAAAACTTCGCTCAACCAGCGATGTTGCAAAAATCAGCTCAGCTTCAATCACCCCCTCCCCACCGCTCCACACATCTATCATCTATTCAAGATGACATCGCTGTATAACAGACGTCGCATCAAACTCAGAACACTTTCTGACATCATACATCATCACCCATCAAATACTATACAACGATTTTCTAGTCGATCAGTTTATTATGAAgtacaaattacaaattaatataCAAGTTAATCAGTGATAATTTACCAAAAGTACGTCTAGTCGAGTGGAGTATTCCTGTGCCACCAAAGTATTTGTGTGAATTGAGTCTAGTGTAGTGGAAAATTGCTCCAAACGAAATATTTTGCCACCGATATATCATCAAAGAGCAAATTTGGTCTCATATTTTTGTTTGACGTCTGAAAAGTAACTTTATTTTAAGTgacatttaaatttttataaagaGAGTGACATCTCTACGAATTTCGACAGTTCCGATAATTTCTTCCGGGTGCAGATATCTCAAAGAGTGATTTATATCATAAGAAACCAGTTTTCAGATTTTATTCGTCTTGCTAAAGGTGCGAAAAACGTACAAGTTTTTCTTCTAATAAATAATAGGCTACACAGTTGGAATTTTTCGTATCGTCAGTGAAACTCCCATATTATATCAACGTGTATTAGCTCAATTTTTTCGAAAACTTTCTGCTGGCGAATATTGAAAGATATTTGAGATTTATCGAAAATTTTAGTGCCTGTTTATAGTGGAAATAGGATACAACCAGTGAGAACTACAATAGTGCTTAAATTTTTAATCTGGGGTTCAAGTCATACTTACAGATTTTCATACTGTTGCATTTAAACGCAGTATAATACTTAATTATTCAAAACTTCACCTCCTAGTGATTTGTTTCATGATCTATATCCAATATAGGCTACCAAGAATTTGAGCAGTAGCTTATACTTGATTTTCATCAATTCTTGGTCTCTCTATTGTAAACTACATCAAATATACAGTGGAAAACTAGTAGAGTCCTTCGATTCAACAAATCTGACTGTGATTTTGAATCCACCTCAGTGTATATCAATTTACACTGACTATCACCTATATTACAAGCTCTTCCTACAACTTCAAAATTTCTTCAACAAAATCTCTACAAGCTATTAACTCAAAAATCCAAGTTCTTGACTTCAGAATTCCAAGCTCTCAACCTCAAAATACCGAGTTACTCTACGTTATTCTGCAGGGTTAATGCTGATAAGCTCTAATAAGTACGTACTCTACGAGTTCTCGACTTGTAAGATCCAAATTCACAAATTCTGAGATTCAAATACTCAACTAAGAGTACCAAGGGAGGATACCTACAAGAACAGTAACTACTTTATAAGTTACGACTTGTAAAATTCAAGTTGTTGAATTCGAAGCTCTCAACTTCTAAAATTCAAGTGTTCGACTTGTAAGTTTCAACTTCTCAGCTtccaaaattcaaatattcaaactcTGAATACCAAAAAGTATAAGAGAGGATACCCTCAAGAACAATAACTACTCTACAAGTTATCGACTTTTAAAATTtaagttattaaatttgaagCTATCGACTTCCAAAATTCAAGTGCACGACTTGTAAGCTTCAACTTCTCAGCTTCCAAAATTCAAATACTCAAACTCTGAGTACCAAGAGATAATACCCACAAGAACAATAACTAATCTACAAGTTATCgacttttaaaatttaatttattaaatttgaagctATCGACTTCCAAAACTCAAGTGCACGACTTGTTAGCTCCAAGTTCCAAGATTCAATTTCTGAATACCAAGATATCTTGTAACTCGACTTGAACTTGACTTGTAAGATCCAAGTGCTTAACTCTTGAAACCAAGTTCTCAACGATTTTTCGACTAGTCAAATATTAGAACCTGACTTGTAAGCTCCTAGTTCTCAACTCCTGAATCCAATTTCTCGACTAGTCAAATATCAGAACTCGACTTGTACGATGAACAACGGAGGCCGTAGCGTGGACGTGACGGCTACGCCGACGGTAGCTACGGACGGACGGGTGGCTACGGACGGACGGACGACTACGGACGGACCTGTGTCTGTGACTGACGACGAAAAGGCGAAGACGGTGGTGCACCTGATGCTGAGCTTTCGTCATCTGTGTGTGGTGACCGTGTCCCTGCCTTTGGGTGCGATGGTCATCTGCTTTGTCACCGCCTATATATTCCAGCCCGACGAGATACATGAGACACATTGTCGCGTGAGTACTGCATTTAATCTTCAATAATTCCACTAATCTAGAACAAGTCCAATCTTATTCATtcaacattaatattaataaataataatttctctggttgttggacgacacatccagaggagtttattcataaattcaggaaCATTGTTTTATTGTTACAAAAACAATGATAGAGAAATAGCATTCACAATTATTTACTTCCTCTATTTGAGACACCACTTCGTTTTCTccaaaaaattgtataatataatcatTGAGCTGAATAACTAACCGGTGGTAGCGCTAATCTAAGGTTGATTCCCACATTGTTTTATTGTTATAATCACTAAGCTGAATAACAAACCAGAGGTAGTGCTAgtttaaggttgtgcaaaggctaaaaataaactttctactggtgatatttttcaaagtttttcgatttttatatcatcaagctatcaaaatgaaaaagttttcacaggaaaacatttttttcccgatcattactttctgagatatgagcagctaaagtttaaattttcgggacggaacatttcaaattcggttagagataaatccatgagatttgaaggataaattcttcatggtattgttgatctagtaaaacaaaaactttctgaaaatatcaatttttgagaaagttattcaaattaccaaaaataactcaactaaaagttatttttggtaaaaaatttgataaattcttcatggtattgttttgtggtacttttagttgagttatttttggtaatttgaataactttctcaaaaattgatattttcagaaaatttttgttttactagatcaacaataccatgaagaatttatcctttattttatttttattttttcctgtttcaattGATCGAACAAAtagaattgagaaaaataagatTGAGGAAAGCCATactttattcatatacaatGTCAATAAGTAGCCTATATTATCGAAATTTACTCTTTGATTTGTGTTCAGACTTAGTAGGTTGTGATCAGTTGTATTACAAATCAAATAGATTATCattgttgaattaattttcattgaaaacaaaatttatataaataattcttAGATCGAATAAACTAGAATCCTtctttctgtattttttcattaaatataTTCATCACGATGAAAAGTAATTATAAAGATAACTAATCGTACAACTTGCTAGAGATGATTATGAACTAAAATCCATTCCAGTGgaaaatgtataatattataatagatactGAATTGGCACCATCTAACAAAAGAATAACGCCGTTGTTTGGAGGGAGTAAAAAAGGATAGAAAACTTTGGTAAAGTCAAAATTAGCCTAATTATTTCGATTGATTGAAGTGATTAGCGATAATTATTTCAGATTtcacataaaaaaattatgaatggacaatttcaaatcaatgtccattataaatgattgaaatatttctaaatcgATTTCGATATATCATCACATAGTATTGTATCGATACATGAAGATTcatataaataacaatataaatctatgtaccctttttaaaattttttagtcacaacatgttttggctaTATGAAGCCATTATCGagaaacaattttaaaaagggttcttagatttatatttttatttatattcaaaagtaacCCTAAAGAAATAATGACAATTTGATGAATAttcatgtttattatttatttgatagagTCCACCCAGTGCACACAAGGAAAAACCGCGACCATTTTTGAATGAACAAAACAGCAATTGATATTTAACTGTCAGTTTGTTGCAACAATTTATTGCTCCAACTTTATGTAAATGAACACAAGAGACTTTTCAActatttctgaataatttcaaagCAGAAGTTTGCGGTTAAGGTCTGTTGAGCCAAGTATAAAGAGTGGAGTGACACGTTTGATTTGGGTTTATTTTTACGCTTTCATGCTTCAGTGTTTTCGAATGAGAAGAAAATatcgagagaaagagagagaaggagatagATAGTGAGAGGAAGAGTTAGAGAGAGGGTGTGTGATTTGTTATTCGAATTGTAGCCAAATGTTTCTGTTTCTGTTGATATTTTAAGCATGGCTGgttctttctctctcccactcaatTTGCATGTTTCCTTTCTTTCTTGTTTTTGCAATGAGGTCTTATTTACATGATGAATCAGTtaacatttgttgaaaatattgaaagtttCGCTATTCTTTGTTATGACCTATTGGTGTAGTAATCTATTCTTGAATGAACTTGATATTTATTCAcattagatttttttaaattttatctatATCCGAATCAAATTGTCAGCTTTccttataataaataacatcaattattcttccaatcAACTAATTTTGAAACAACGCTTACAccagaattgtcaaaaaaattttgttcataattggattttttttcaaagttctcaattttttgtgaagaaaACAAGTTAATTGTTGCTGTGATTTTTAAGGAATTGGCAACAAATTACCGAAATTTGATGGAATCTCAGTTGATATTGACAACTATGGCGTAAACGTGGAGTAACAGTATGTcaatcttcaaatcattattcctggaccaaaaatcaagtgacgaagcagtgtgtgatatcataaccttgtcctttggacaacataaactttttatcaaaattttttcaaagaaatagtacaggctcagtctagtttttccttcaatgtcataattatattatgattgtagtattttgtacaataaatgaacaaataaataaaaaataaaatgaaactcTGCTAAAAAgtagcttattatttttatcatcagaATTCTTGATCTAGTCTTCAACATTGAGCATCTTACAAACTTTATGCCTACAATACAAGGGAAATCTAAAACAGAGTTTCTTTTaaacattggaaaaaatataatttgattgcAATCACTTCTACTTGACTTcaatttcacttgaattatttatctgtttaattatttaacaaaaaactatttattcattttttgtaacactgttgttaattggtgaataaatttgattttatttgaattctaacttaaattaatcaaatattaaCATTGAAGGCGTTTACCAGACAGTTTACTCCTTTTCAACTAAAATTAAGCTCAATATACTCTTCAACAAAGCACATAAATATTCGGATTCTAATCCCATTTGACCTCAGAGGAATAATAGTTTCACTGTATCGGACACTGATATATGTTGGAATCTGCCTCAACAGTATTATATTAAATGTGAATCAATATCTCTCTAGTTAATACTAATACTCCACTGTTGATCTACTGCGAATCAATAcgaaagtgaggtccacgttgaatggcagtggagagaacAGCGTTTTAGtgaatatttatgtgctttcaaagttgtaaagtccttttataatcactctgtaGTTGTGTTGTGATGAAATAAAGGTAACCTAATAACTTTTAACCCTAAAAAAGTAAGTTTTACGAATAATATGTTGTTGCAgcaccaattttaatcaaatactaccatttaaacgtggacctcactatattaatTCTCTGTAATATTACTTTTCTGTGCTTTATACTTTCCGATCTGtgttttttgtaacaaaataaataaataaaacacacatataattaatatattgtcaaattctacagttcttttggtacaggaccatggtttcatGACCACACAAGTCaaattttcaactgaaaatgtttttatttcattatggaacggttctacaacatcgacagtgactcagtcgaattttcaacaaaataaatattacagtattatcTTGAATGCGAGTCAGCATCTCTAGTAAATCTCACTATTCTAGTAAATCTCTCTAcctattatgaattattatatagaAAGTAGCCTAATTTTTGCTTTTAAAGAATGCTTTATTTCAGGTATACAACATAAATCCCGTCAATAAGCGCCATCACAGGTGTGAGCCCGCAGCGATACCTGTGGCGCATCTGTGTGGCCTTCCACATAGGACCGCGCATCCTCATCGCCTCAGTCTACAGGTCCTACTACTCGGGGCCAGTTAGCTGCCGCCAGTATACTGGACGCCAGTAACGAGGCAGTCAAGCGCCAGGGGCCGCTACTACTGGCCGCCTGTTACTGGCTCAATCTCATCGAGATAGGCGCGCTCTGCGGGGTCACCTATATATCTAACCGCGAGAATTATCGTGAGTACTTCACATCAAATTAAGTAGGTTTGTGtagaatatgaaaaaaaatcgaatttatTTCCCAATAATTAATGCAATtttacaacaattattattcatgatggtACATCAtctgatagggagagaaaaataaggtaaccttaaTGAAATAAAGGGTACCTAATATATTTTAACCCTAGAATAGTAAGTATTACGAATAATATGTCGTTgctacaccaatgttaatcaaatactaccatttaaacgtggacctcactgtagtaacTCTCTAATATTACATTTCTGTGCTTTTTATATTTTCCgatctgtgtttttttgttgcaaatagctatttatgtattaagagcgtaatgcgcgactttatcgctcgcgctaAACAGTTATGTTTTGTACAGTTATTACGCTTCGCGtctgataattttgcaagagcgataaagaagcatcacatacaaatatttttctacaactgcacaaacctgttaaattacttataactggcggagttaataataattcgtctTCACTGATATCCATTATCCATCATGGCTGCAAAACCGGTGCAccgtacaattaccgactttttaggttaagatctgacctacttttggcgagctgcttatcatcagctgattagcgagcgtaaagaaactcttctgcgcatgcgcaaattattagcgagcgtaaagaaaagctactgcgcatgcgcagatggttagcgagcgaaaaagtagattctccttagaaataagctgttttacgaggagaaaattgagtatgtaaattctttttttacgcgcagttgtagaaaaatataacaGTATTATCTTTGATGCGAGTCAGCATCTCTAGTAAATTTCACTATTCTAGTAAATCTCTCTAcctattatgaattattaaatagGAAGTAGcctaattatttgaatgatttattttaGGTATACAACATAATCCCGTCAATAAACGCAATCACAGGTGTGatcaccttgtgctattccacCATAGCCACCTcaaatacaaggccccggcctacgatattgcaacgtcgcagtgtaggcctagaatctaatacatgattggtgaaaaagatcagctggtatttttttaaatctttttcacctatcatgtattagattctaggcctacactgcgacgttgcaacatCGTAGGCCGGGGActtattagaggtggctatgattccactcccaaatttatataaggttATACTTAGTCTAAATTACAAAATGATCGCACATATGAAATCTATTTCTAAATTACACAATTTGAAACAAACGTATTACTCGTATAATCTTAGATATGTGAGTAATatgaatatgagaaaataagaataatgttacaatataaaacttcttttaaaaaacaataaatttgaaaatatactttgtgaacatatttgACTGAAATTTTTTTGAAGTGAAGAACTATAAGACTTAACTTATCTCGGATTATGTGTAACCCTATCTAAATTAGGGATAGAAATAGCACAAggcacaaggttatcttattttttctctccctatcattttgatgtacttattttatgaatgaataaaaaaagaatTGGTTGGTACAATAAATGTAAGTAGTTGGAATCAAATTCCATTCATCAAAAGAAacatttttcacaatacaaataCTTACCTTACTTACTCCTTGGCTACAGCTTATTCAGAGCCTTGGCCTCCTTCAAAACGCCTCTCCACTCATCTCTATCAGCAGCCTTAGGTCTCCATCTCCCGACACCCAGCTTCCCAATAtcgtcctccacatcctccagccaacGCTTTCTCAGCCTTCTCACTTCTCGGTTGCTTCTGTAGACTTTTTCTGAGTCACTCATCTCAAAATAAGTTTACTTTTAGCATAGCCatctctaatacaaggccgcggcctacgatattgcaacgccgcagtgtaggcctagcatctaatacatgattggtgaaaaagattttaaaaaataccagctgatctttttcaccaatcatgtattagattctaggcctacactgcgacttTGCAATATCgaaggccgcggccttgtattagaggtggctatgctttTAGTCTAACTATAACCGTTTAAATTATCGAGAGCAGTTATCAAATCAAAGTTAATTTGTtgaaagaaatatgaaataaataatgaataaattcgttacaaaaattaataaatactcaaatataatttaaataggTAGTTGTCATCTTAGGCCCAAACATACGGGCACAGAATAGATACTGTGATAGGGGTGGAATAAACGCGACGGAATTCTGCTCGTATAGTGTTCCTCATAAGTGCAAATGCATCCTGTTAACTAGATGAAAAATTCCGTCACGTCTACTCCGCTCGTATAGTTCGGATCTTGAGAGGTTTaagtccggttgcacaaaagccggctaaattttaatcgtgattatttTCGCAAGAACCAATAGGAGAAGGCTCTTTCGAaaaggtttctctgattggttctcgcaaaattaatcatgataaaaatttaacaggATTTTTGCAACCAGCAGTCGATGaagatatttcaattgaaaattgtttgaaaGGTAAGGCGTACACCAGTTaatcaagacaagacatgatcagacacgtttagttaCAATACTTCGCATTtctgcttatgaagacatgtctaataatttattgcaatgactaatatCAGTATGAGTTGCATCATAAGCTGCAAAGTGAAGTATTGTGGCTAAACGTGTCTGATGATGTCTTgttttgactaactggtgtgcgcctagcctaatcagtgagttgcgtcataagcagctatgtgaagtat
The window above is part of the Nilaparvata lugens isolate BPH chromosome 12, ASM1435652v1, whole genome shotgun sequence genome. Proteins encoded here:
- the LOC111063666 gene encoding LOW QUALITY PROTEIN: post-GPI attachment to proteins factor 2-like (The sequence of the model RefSeq protein was modified relative to this genomic sequence to represent the inferred CDS: deleted 2 bases in 2 codons) encodes the protein MNNGGRSVDVTATPTVATDGRVATDGRTTTDGPVSVTDDEKAKTVVHLMLSFRHLCVVTVSLPLGAMVICFVTAYIFQPDEIHETHCRVYNIIPSISAITGVSPQRYLWRICVAFHIGPRILIASVYRSYYRGQLAAASILDASNEAVKRQGPLLLAACYWLNLIEIGALCGVTYISNRENYPVHEKIFILFMLCSLSHMLATLKLFKLVHPTMSGSEKASYAIKKFLFATSIASTIGLMLFFAKHRLLCHDMAFSWFALCEYVIASANMAFHVTVVFDFPAEKLIVARGLHSISGKKTN